Within the Enterobacter bugandensis genome, the region GCGGACGGGTTCTTCATCCCGTCAAACACCACGGAAAAACGCGGAATAATAAAGCCGAGCAGAAAGAACAGAATTATCCCGCCGGCGGCAATGACAATCGTCGGATAGAGCAGGGTTGATTTAATCCGCTTGCGCAGAATTTCCATTCTTGATTCGTAAAACTGAAAACGCTTTAGCGCCTCGGGTAAGTGTCCGGTTTGCTCAGAAGAGGCAACGGTGTTAATCAGCAGAGGCGGAAACAGTGCTGGTAGCGCCATCATCGCCTGGGAGAGTTGCGCTCCTTCGTAGAGCTTTTTAACCAGCGTATCCAGAACCAGCGAGGTGCCACCGTCGCGGCTGCTTTCGCGCAGCGCTTCGACGGCCTCAACCACGACCAGCCCGGCTTCCAGCAGAGCGATAAGCTCCTGCAAGAACAGATTCAGTGGAAAGCGTTTCTCCTTGCGGGCGGGGCGTTCCTGTACCTGCAAAACGATGCCGCCGGCGGCAATAATGCGGGCGCTGGCATCATCAGGCGACGCGGCAAGTACGGTCTGATTGACGCGTTTCCCCCCCTGGAGGATGGTGACGGTATATGGTTTCATTTTGGCGACAGTGTATGGCTCTGCCTTTTAAGGCGGGCATAATGCGGAGCCACTTTTTTTATGTATTGTTGACGAAGCGCGCGGCGCTGGGGGGTATTTGCCGTTCCGGCGTTATACGCCCCCACCGCGTCCCAGGTATAACCAAAGCGCTGGATTTGACCTGCCAGGATCCAGGCGCCGGTCATGACACTTTGGCAAGGGTCGGTTAGCAGATCTTTTTGACTAATACGAAATTTACGCAGCGCATCGAAGTGAATGCTATTGATCTGCATCAGACCGACATCCATTGAGCCATCACGATTTTTGTTGATGGCCCGGGTATTACCGTTGGATTCCACTATCGCTATCGCCTGTAATAGCTCTGGCTCAATGCCGTAACGTTCTCCCGCCAGCTGCCAGCAATCGGCCCGGCAGGAAAATACGCTGAAGATAAACAGCGAATATATGGACAGGCGCAACATATTCAGAACCCGTAAGTGACAGGCTTACCGTCTTTACCGCCGGAGGTTATTTCGACTTCATTAATGGCGTCTTTTGTCCGGGCGGGGTTATGCCACTGGTACGGATTGCCCCAGGGGTCTAACGGCACATGCTGGCTAAGATAAGGGCCATTCCAGTTTTGCGCGTTGGAAGGCTTTTCAGTCAGCGCTTTCAGACCTTGTGTTTCAGTTGGATAACTGCCGGTGTCGAGGCGATATTGCCCGAGTGCCTCAGCAAGCGAGCGCATCTGGCGCATGGCGGTTTTCTCCTTAGCCGAGTCGACATTTGAGAAGACTTTTGGCCCGACAAATCCTGCCAGCAGCGCAATAATCATCAGCACGACCAGCAGTTCAAGCAGGGTGAAACCACCCTGTTTTCGCATCACGTTTGTTGCATATTTCATTGAGAGCGTCCCTAGTTGGATAATAGTTGTGATTAATTCCTGAATTTTCCCTGATAAAAGAGCGGGAACACAGGTATGCCATCTTTTTTAATTGGTGAAGATGGGAAAATTAAATAAAGAAGCGTCTTACAGGATGCGAGAATTCTCCCGCGCTGTCGTTGAAGTATTTATTATAAATGCGAGAGATATTTCTTATTTAATACGGAGGGTTTCCTGATTCACCACTCTATTATCCCCAACGATCTCGGCGCTAAAAAAAAAGACAATTTGCGAGGTAATCCACAGGACTATCATCACAAAGCAATAAGGAACTTTGATGAAAAAACTTACATTATCTCTGTTAATTGGTAGCGCACTAATGGCGCAGTCGGCTTTCGCGGCGCAGGCACCGCGAGCGGTCACCTATCTGACCTCCTGGGGCGTTCCGGTCGAGTCCGTTGAGGATATGAAAGAGGTGAAAGCGGATACGTTCCTGCTTTCATTTGGTGGCTGGGATGCAAGCGGTAAGCTGTCCAGTTCCGATAATATTGTTGCAGTACCACAATATGATCCCTGGTACATTAATGCGCCAGCCTATGTCGTGTGGAGTCAGCTGAAGCTGGCGCACCCGGAGAAAAAAATGATGCTGGCGCTCGGCGGCGAGACGTATTCCGCGATGTGGTCTTATCTGAACAACGCGCAAACGCGAGAAACGCTGGCGCAGAATCTGGTGAATCTGCTGAATACCAACTTCCCGGTATATAAAAAGAACCTGAAGCCGGAAGAGATGGTTGGCGAATGCCTGAGCGCCGACTGGCAAGGCAAATGTAATATGGCGAACTACCAGAAGGCGGGTACCGTTCAGCTTGACGGCATCGATTTTGACTTTGAAAAACCCGATCGCGTCACGCCAGAGGAAAATGCAAACCTGCTGGATCTGGCTGAACGGGTTCGTAGCAAGCTCAATGCGTCCGGCAGCAAAAAGCTGCTGAGCCTGACCACCTATCACGTTGGTGCTGACCCGGAGAACTGCACCAACAGCGCGGTAACCGAGAATTGTTCCTTCGTTGAGGCGGCTCGCTCTTCACACCATGGCGAAGTTCTGCCGCTGCTGACGCAGGGGAAAAACGTTTTCGATTTCTTCAACGTCATGGCCTATGACGCCGGCCCACGCTTTAAGTATGACGTGGCGATGGCTAACTACGCCCGGGCGGTGGGTGATAAGAGCAAAATCGTTCTCGGTCAGACCATCAACTCCCAGTGGGGGCCAGAAGGTCGCTTTGTTGAAAACCGACAGAACAACGTAAACCGTGCGGGCTGGCAGGCGGAAAACGGCTATGGTGGGTTCTTTATCTGGACGTTGGGTTCAAACGATCAGCAGCTGTCCATCCCGCAGCAGGTTGACTATTTCAATGAAATGAAAGAGCGCGCGGACCTGATGTCGCCTGAACGCCCTCAGGACACCGTCGCGCCAACTGCGCCAGCAGGACTGAAGGTGCTGAACAATGGCTTGACTATCACCCTTGCCTGGCAGCCCTCCACCGATGACCGTGGCGTAGTGGGATATGACATCTACCGTAATGACATCAAAGTCGGGTCTTCAACGGACACCCAGTGGACTGATAATGCGGTAGAGACCGGCGGTGTGGTGTACCACTACAGCGTGAAAGCACGTGATGCAGCGAACAATATCTCTGAAAGCAGCAACGTGGTTAAGGTAGAAACCGTACAGGTCGAAGAGGGACGTCCTGACGCGCCAGGCGGCCTGGCCCTGGTTTCTTCGACGGAAAACAGCCTGACGGTGAAATGGAATGCGGTAGACAACGCGGTGAAATACCACGTACTACGCGATGGGGCGGAGTTACTCACCGTAAGCGGAACGCAGATCTTCGACAGCGGCCTGCGCGCGGGAACAACCTACAGCTACCAGGTGATCGCCGAAAATGCCAAAGGTCATCAGTCTCTCGCCAGTACACCGCTTAAAGCCACGACGAAAGAGGGGTCTGTGACGCCTGAGCCGGAAGGCGAGTGGAAAGTCGGTACGCGCTATAAGACTGGAGATATTGTCACGTATAACGGCACACAGTATCGCTGCGTGCAGGGGCATACGTCTCAGTCCGACTGGGCGCCGACTGCGGCTGCGACGCTTTGGCAGCCTATTCCTTAATCTTTCGCGGCCCTCGCAAGGGGGCCATTTTCAGGCGTAAGCACGCCTCATTTATTACTTTTTGTTAACTTATTGTTAGCATTTATAGTGCAAAAAATTAACAATGGCACTATTGTAGTGCAATATTTGCACTGTTTTTGTGCGTTCCATGTTCTTTTCTGGCCTTTATCGTCTCAGGATGCCGCTTGCATCTGTAACAATACGTTGCTGTAACCCCTTCATTTACTACCGCTTTTTTAAATCTCTTTTGAACCATTAAAAAATTGGTTCGTTTATTGCTTAATCATTAGCACGATAAGTAGCACGCCATATCAATAACTTATCGTTCATAAAAAGAAAATAACGATGATAGTGAGCGAACCAATATGGAAAAACCGTCACGGTTTCTGGCCAATTCCAGCACCGCACTTGAGCAACTGCGCGGGCTAATCAACCAGCATGAGTCAACACCAGGCACTCCGCTGCCCACGGAACGTGAGCTGTCGGAAACA harbors:
- the gspG gene encoding type II secretion system major pseudopilin GspG produces the protein MKYATNVMRKQGGFTLLELLVVLMIIALLAGFVGPKVFSNVDSAKEKTAMRQMRSLAEALGQYRLDTGSYPTETQGLKALTEKPSNAQNWNGPYLSQHVPLDPWGNPYQWHNPARTKDAINEVEITSGGKDGKPVTYGF
- a CDS encoding glycosyl hydrolase family 18 protein produces the protein MKKLTLSLLIGSALMAQSAFAAQAPRAVTYLTSWGVPVESVEDMKEVKADTFLLSFGGWDASGKLSSSDNIVAVPQYDPWYINAPAYVVWSQLKLAHPEKKMMLALGGETYSAMWSYLNNAQTRETLAQNLVNLLNTNFPVYKKNLKPEEMVGECLSADWQGKCNMANYQKAGTVQLDGIDFDFEKPDRVTPEENANLLDLAERVRSKLNASGSKKLLSLTTYHVGADPENCTNSAVTENCSFVEAARSSHHGEVLPLLTQGKNVFDFFNVMAYDAGPRFKYDVAMANYARAVGDKSKIVLGQTINSQWGPEGRFVENRQNNVNRAGWQAENGYGGFFIWTLGSNDQQLSIPQQVDYFNEMKERADLMSPERPQDTVAPTAPAGLKVLNNGLTITLAWQPSTDDRGVVGYDIYRNDIKVGSSTDTQWTDNAVETGGVVYHYSVKARDAANNISESSNVVKVETVQVEEGRPDAPGGLALVSSTENSLTVKWNAVDNAVKYHVLRDGAELLTVSGTQIFDSGLRAGTTYSYQVIAENAKGHQSLASTPLKATTKEGSVTPEPEGEWKVGTRYKTGDIVTYNGTQYRCVQGHTSQSDWAPTAAATLWQPIP
- a CDS encoding lytic transglycosylase domain-containing protein codes for the protein MLRLSIYSLFIFSVFSCRADCWQLAGERYGIEPELLQAIAIVESNGNTRAINKNRDGSMDVGLMQINSIHFDALRKFRISQKDLLTDPCQSVMTGAWILAGQIQRFGYTWDAVGAYNAGTANTPQRRALRQQYIKKVAPHYARLKRQSHTLSPK